A section of the Malania oleifera isolate guangnan ecotype guangnan chromosome 2, ASM2987363v1, whole genome shotgun sequence genome encodes:
- the LOC131149518 gene encoding pentatricopeptide repeat-containing protein At3g58590 isoform X1, producing MFTVRRARASAQLSQLIKSKRTLCNNILSNINVSFSQHFPFSVTTRKHSDHVIFRHFFHGSFFSHQCYFMELLQACTKVGSLDATKSLHALTITMGSKSDQSMFFHNNIINLYMLLDEYTAAHNVFNEMTQRNIVSYNTIISGYSRCGNVEGAWSLFSELKGCELRPNQFTFGGLLSCESLDMCSGIQLHALIIKNGLLYSNAFSGTALLCLFGRCGYLHEAIQTFDEMPQKNVVTWNSLISLLGHFGLVEECVLLFRELTRTEIILSECSFLGVLLGFVREQDLESGSQIHGTVIKHGLDYKVTVVNSLINMYVKCSCIYLAEKLFEGTPIEDVVSWNVMIGALAKTERAGKALELFLKMPWGGILPNQTTFVSAINSCAHLQIPIYGQLIHAKVIRNRYEFDVFVGSALVDFYAKCDKIEDAHRCFDEIYEKNVVSWNALIFGYSTQCSSTSVSLLQEMIRLGYQPTVFSFSAVLKSSSVLELQQLHSFVLRAGHDKNEYVLSSLIASYAKNNLLLDALTFVTEFDELLPVVPSNIIAGIYNRSGQYNQTQDLFSLLQEPDIVSWNILIAACARNGDCQEVFELFKQMQRDQEPDGYTFVSLLNASTKLCNLVLGSSIHGIIIKTGLMHYDTFVGNLLVDMYGKCGSIGSSLKAFDDMVHRNLITWTALISALGLNGRALEALERFKEMALLGFEPDGVAFITMLSACRHGGLVKEGMELFMQMKSNYGIEPQMDHYHCAVDLLTRYGHVKQAQQLIASMPFPPNALIWRSFLEGWKRQRFVDDQARECMYLDMD from the exons ATGTTCACTGTTCGTCGTGCTCGAGCTTCTGCCCAGCTGTCGCAACTC ATTAAATCGAAAAGAACCTTGTGCAACAATATCTTGAGCAACATCAACGTCTCTTTCTCCCAGCACTTTCCCTTCTCAGTCACGACTCGGAAACATTCTGATCACGTGATCTTTCGTCATTTCTTTCATGGAAGCTTCTTCAGTCACCAATGCTACTTCATGGAGCTACTTCAAGCATGCACCAAGGTTGGGTCTCTTGACGCAACAAAGTCACTCCATGCACTCACCATCACAATGGGTTCCAAATCAGACCAATCTATGTTTTTTCATAACAACATTATCAACCTATACATGTTACTTGACGAATACACAGCGGCACATAACGTGTTCAATGAAATGACTCAAAGAAATATTGTATCATATAATACAATTATTAGTGGTTATAGTCGTTGTGGGAACGTGGAGGGAGCTTGGAGTCTGTTTTCTGAATTGAAGGGGTGTGAGTTGAGGCCAAACCAATTTACATTTGGGGGGTTATTGTCATGCGAGTCATTGGATATGTGCAGTGGAATTCAGTTGCATGCTTTGATCATAAAGAATGGTTTGCTTTACTCTAATGCTTTTTCAGGGACTGCATTGTTGTGTTTGTTTGGAAGATGTGGATACTTGCATGAAGCGATTCAAACTTTTGATGAAATGCCTCAGAAGAATGTAGTTACATGGAATTCATTAATATCTTTGCTCGGGCATTTTGGGTTGGTTGAAGAATGTGTGTTGTTGTTTCGTGAGCTTACAAGAACTGAGATTATATTATCTGAATGTTCCTTTTTGGGTGTTTTATTGGGATTTGTACGAGAACAAGATTTAGAATCAGGGAGCCAAATACATGGTACAGTTATAAAACATGGACTAGATTATAAAGTTACAGTTGTGAATTCTCTTATCAATATGTATGTGAAATGTTCTTGTATATACCTTGCGGAGAAACTATTTGAAGGCACGCCTATTGAGGATGTTGTATCATGGAATGTGATGATTGGGGCATTGGCAAAAACTGAGAGAGCTGGCAAAGCATTAGAGCTATTTTTGAAAATGCCTTGGGGTGGAATCTTGCCCAACCAAACTACATTTGTAAGTGCTATTAACTCTTGTGCCCATTTGCAAATCCCTATATATGGACAGCTCATCCATGCAAAAGTAATCAGGAATAGGTATGAATTTGATGTTTTCGTAGGCAGTGCTTTGGTTGACTTCTATGCTAAGTGTGATAAAATTGAAGATGCACATCGTTGTTTTGATGAGATATATGAGAAGAATGTGGTTTCTTGGAATGCTTTGATTTTTGGTTACTCAACACAATGCTCTTCTACTTCTGTTTCTTTACTACAAGAAATGATTCGATTGGGTTATCAACCTACTGTGTTTTCATTTTCGGCTGTTCTCAAGTCATCCTCAGTTTTAGAGCTGCAGCAGCTCCATTCTTTCGTATTAAGGGCGGGTCATGATAAAAATGAATATGTACTAAGCTCTCTTATTGCATCGTATGCCAAAAATAATTTGTTATTGGATGCGTTGACCTTTGTCACAGAGTTTGATGAACTGCTTCCAGTTGTCCCCTCTAACATCATTGCTGGAATTTATAATAGAAGTGGGCAATACAATCAAACTCAAGATTTATTTTCTTTACTTCAAGAACCTGACATTGTATCTTGGAACATTTTGATCGCAGCTTGTGCTCGTAATGGTGACTGTCAAGAAGTTTTTGAACTTTTCAAACAGATGCAGAGAGATCAAGAACCCGATGGTTACACATTTGTTAGCCTCTTAAATGCTAGCACTAAACTTTGCAACCTTGTTTTGGGTAGTTCAATTCATGGGATCATCATAAAGACAGGTTTAATGCATTATGACACATTTGTGGGCAATTTATTAGTGGATATGTATGGAAAATGTGGGAGCATTGGGAGTTCGCTAAAAGCCTTTGACGATATGGTGCATAGAAATCTTATCACATGGACTGCTCTAATTTCTGCCTTGGGCCTTAATGGACGTGCCCTTGAGGCATTAGAAAGGTTCAAAGAAATGGCATTGTTGGGGTTCGAGCCAGATGGTGTTGCTTTCATTACAATGCTTTCAGCATGCAGACATGGTGGCTTAGTGAAAGAAGGGATGGAATTGTTTATGCAAATGAAAAGCAATTACGGCATTGAACCTCAAATGGATCATTATCACTGTGCAGTGGACTTGCTAACTAGGTATGGACATGTTAAACAGGCTCAGCAATTGATTGCAAGCATGCCTTTCCCTCCAAATGCCCTCATATGGCGTAGTTTCCTTGAAGGCTGGAAGAGACAAAGGTTTGTAGATGACCAAGCAAGAGAATGCATGTATCTTGATATGGATTAA
- the LOC131149518 gene encoding pentatricopeptide repeat-containing protein At3g58590 isoform X2: MFTVRRARASAQLSQLHFPFSVTTRKHSDHVIFRHFFHGSFFSHQCYFMELLQACTKVGSLDATKSLHALTITMGSKSDQSMFFHNNIINLYMLLDEYTAAHNVFNEMTQRNIVSYNTIISGYSRCGNVEGAWSLFSELKGCELRPNQFTFGGLLSCESLDMCSGIQLHALIIKNGLLYSNAFSGTALLCLFGRCGYLHEAIQTFDEMPQKNVVTWNSLISLLGHFGLVEECVLLFRELTRTEIILSECSFLGVLLGFVREQDLESGSQIHGTVIKHGLDYKVTVVNSLINMYVKCSCIYLAEKLFEGTPIEDVVSWNVMIGALAKTERAGKALELFLKMPWGGILPNQTTFVSAINSCAHLQIPIYGQLIHAKVIRNRYEFDVFVGSALVDFYAKCDKIEDAHRCFDEIYEKNVVSWNALIFGYSTQCSSTSVSLLQEMIRLGYQPTVFSFSAVLKSSSVLELQQLHSFVLRAGHDKNEYVLSSLIASYAKNNLLLDALTFVTEFDELLPVVPSNIIAGIYNRSGQYNQTQDLFSLLQEPDIVSWNILIAACARNGDCQEVFELFKQMQRDQEPDGYTFVSLLNASTKLCNLVLGSSIHGIIIKTGLMHYDTFVGNLLVDMYGKCGSIGSSLKAFDDMVHRNLITWTALISALGLNGRALEALERFKEMALLGFEPDGVAFITMLSACRHGGLVKEGMELFMQMKSNYGIEPQMDHYHCAVDLLTRYGHVKQAQQLIASMPFPPNALIWRSFLEGWKRQRFVDDQARECMYLDMD, translated from the exons ATGTTCACTGTTCGTCGTGCTCGAGCTTCTGCCCAGCTGTCGCAACTC CACTTTCCCTTCTCAGTCACGACTCGGAAACATTCTGATCACGTGATCTTTCGTCATTTCTTTCATGGAAGCTTCTTCAGTCACCAATGCTACTTCATGGAGCTACTTCAAGCATGCACCAAGGTTGGGTCTCTTGACGCAACAAAGTCACTCCATGCACTCACCATCACAATGGGTTCCAAATCAGACCAATCTATGTTTTTTCATAACAACATTATCAACCTATACATGTTACTTGACGAATACACAGCGGCACATAACGTGTTCAATGAAATGACTCAAAGAAATATTGTATCATATAATACAATTATTAGTGGTTATAGTCGTTGTGGGAACGTGGAGGGAGCTTGGAGTCTGTTTTCTGAATTGAAGGGGTGTGAGTTGAGGCCAAACCAATTTACATTTGGGGGGTTATTGTCATGCGAGTCATTGGATATGTGCAGTGGAATTCAGTTGCATGCTTTGATCATAAAGAATGGTTTGCTTTACTCTAATGCTTTTTCAGGGACTGCATTGTTGTGTTTGTTTGGAAGATGTGGATACTTGCATGAAGCGATTCAAACTTTTGATGAAATGCCTCAGAAGAATGTAGTTACATGGAATTCATTAATATCTTTGCTCGGGCATTTTGGGTTGGTTGAAGAATGTGTGTTGTTGTTTCGTGAGCTTACAAGAACTGAGATTATATTATCTGAATGTTCCTTTTTGGGTGTTTTATTGGGATTTGTACGAGAACAAGATTTAGAATCAGGGAGCCAAATACATGGTACAGTTATAAAACATGGACTAGATTATAAAGTTACAGTTGTGAATTCTCTTATCAATATGTATGTGAAATGTTCTTGTATATACCTTGCGGAGAAACTATTTGAAGGCACGCCTATTGAGGATGTTGTATCATGGAATGTGATGATTGGGGCATTGGCAAAAACTGAGAGAGCTGGCAAAGCATTAGAGCTATTTTTGAAAATGCCTTGGGGTGGAATCTTGCCCAACCAAACTACATTTGTAAGTGCTATTAACTCTTGTGCCCATTTGCAAATCCCTATATATGGACAGCTCATCCATGCAAAAGTAATCAGGAATAGGTATGAATTTGATGTTTTCGTAGGCAGTGCTTTGGTTGACTTCTATGCTAAGTGTGATAAAATTGAAGATGCACATCGTTGTTTTGATGAGATATATGAGAAGAATGTGGTTTCTTGGAATGCTTTGATTTTTGGTTACTCAACACAATGCTCTTCTACTTCTGTTTCTTTACTACAAGAAATGATTCGATTGGGTTATCAACCTACTGTGTTTTCATTTTCGGCTGTTCTCAAGTCATCCTCAGTTTTAGAGCTGCAGCAGCTCCATTCTTTCGTATTAAGGGCGGGTCATGATAAAAATGAATATGTACTAAGCTCTCTTATTGCATCGTATGCCAAAAATAATTTGTTATTGGATGCGTTGACCTTTGTCACAGAGTTTGATGAACTGCTTCCAGTTGTCCCCTCTAACATCATTGCTGGAATTTATAATAGAAGTGGGCAATACAATCAAACTCAAGATTTATTTTCTTTACTTCAAGAACCTGACATTGTATCTTGGAACATTTTGATCGCAGCTTGTGCTCGTAATGGTGACTGTCAAGAAGTTTTTGAACTTTTCAAACAGATGCAGAGAGATCAAGAACCCGATGGTTACACATTTGTTAGCCTCTTAAATGCTAGCACTAAACTTTGCAACCTTGTTTTGGGTAGTTCAATTCATGGGATCATCATAAAGACAGGTTTAATGCATTATGACACATTTGTGGGCAATTTATTAGTGGATATGTATGGAAAATGTGGGAGCATTGGGAGTTCGCTAAAAGCCTTTGACGATATGGTGCATAGAAATCTTATCACATGGACTGCTCTAATTTCTGCCTTGGGCCTTAATGGACGTGCCCTTGAGGCATTAGAAAGGTTCAAAGAAATGGCATTGTTGGGGTTCGAGCCAGATGGTGTTGCTTTCATTACAATGCTTTCAGCATGCAGACATGGTGGCTTAGTGAAAGAAGGGATGGAATTGTTTATGCAAATGAAAAGCAATTACGGCATTGAACCTCAAATGGATCATTATCACTGTGCAGTGGACTTGCTAACTAGGTATGGACATGTTAAACAGGCTCAGCAATTGATTGCAAGCATGCCTTTCCCTCCAAATGCCCTCATATGGCGTAGTTTCCTTGAAGGCTGGAAGAGACAAAGGTTTGTAGATGACCAAGCAAGAGAATGCATGTATCTTGATATGGATTAA
- the LOC131149518 gene encoding pentatricopeptide repeat-containing protein At3g58590 isoform X4, which translates to MASPIQSPWREPRGARPPDAWPPELPALAAPDTTRLEESRGLEGSSVPLLLLHWNVHCSSCSSFCPAVATRTALLCLFGRCGYLHEAIQTFDEMPQKNVVTWNSLISLLGHFGLVEECVLLFRELTRTEIILSECSFLGVLLGFVREQDLESGSQIHGTVIKHGLDYKVTVVNSLINMYVKCSCIYLAEKLFEGTPIEDVVSWNVMIGALAKTERAGKALELFLKMPWGGILPNQTTFVSAINSCAHLQIPIYGQLIHAKVIRNRYEFDVFVGSALVDFYAKCDKIEDAHRCFDEIYEKNVVSWNALIFGYSTQCSSTSVSLLQEMIRLGYQPTVFSFSAVLKSSSVLELQQLHSFVLRAGHDKNEYVLSSLIASYAKNNLLLDALTFVTEFDELLPVVPSNIIAGIYNRSGQYNQTQDLFSLLQEPDIVSWNILIAACARNGDCQEVFELFKQMQRDQEPDGYTFVSLLNASTKLCNLVLGSSIHGIIIKTGLMHYDTFVGNLLVDMYGKCGSIGSSLKAFDDMVHRNLITWTALISALGLNGRALEALERFKEMALLGFEPDGVAFITMLSACRHGGLVKEGMELFMQMKSNYGIEPQMDHYHCAVDLLTRYGHVKQAQQLIASMPFPPNALIWRSFLEGWKRQRFVDDQARECMYLDMD; encoded by the exons ATGGCTTCGCCAATTCAGAGTCCCTGGCGTGAGCCCCGCGGCGCCAGACCGCCAGATGCTTGGCCGCCGGAGCTCCCAGCCCTTGCTGCGCCTGATACAACAAGGCTAGAGGAGTCGCGAGGCCTCGAGGGTTCCTCAGTTCCTCTGTTGCTGCTTCATTGGAATGTTCACTGTTCGTCGTGCTCGAGCTTCTGCCCAGCTGTCGCAACTC GGACTGCATTGTTGTGTTTGTTTGGAAGATGTGGATACTTGCATGAAGCGATTCAAACTTTTGATGAAATGCCTCAGAAGAATGTAGTTACATGGAATTCATTAATATCTTTGCTCGGGCATTTTGGGTTGGTTGAAGAATGTGTGTTGTTGTTTCGTGAGCTTACAAGAACTGAGATTATATTATCTGAATGTTCCTTTTTGGGTGTTTTATTGGGATTTGTACGAGAACAAGATTTAGAATCAGGGAGCCAAATACATGGTACAGTTATAAAACATGGACTAGATTATAAAGTTACAGTTGTGAATTCTCTTATCAATATGTATGTGAAATGTTCTTGTATATACCTTGCGGAGAAACTATTTGAAGGCACGCCTATTGAGGATGTTGTATCATGGAATGTGATGATTGGGGCATTGGCAAAAACTGAGAGAGCTGGCAAAGCATTAGAGCTATTTTTGAAAATGCCTTGGGGTGGAATCTTGCCCAACCAAACTACATTTGTAAGTGCTATTAACTCTTGTGCCCATTTGCAAATCCCTATATATGGACAGCTCATCCATGCAAAAGTAATCAGGAATAGGTATGAATTTGATGTTTTCGTAGGCAGTGCTTTGGTTGACTTCTATGCTAAGTGTGATAAAATTGAAGATGCACATCGTTGTTTTGATGAGATATATGAGAAGAATGTGGTTTCTTGGAATGCTTTGATTTTTGGTTACTCAACACAATGCTCTTCTACTTCTGTTTCTTTACTACAAGAAATGATTCGATTGGGTTATCAACCTACTGTGTTTTCATTTTCGGCTGTTCTCAAGTCATCCTCAGTTTTAGAGCTGCAGCAGCTCCATTCTTTCGTATTAAGGGCGGGTCATGATAAAAATGAATATGTACTAAGCTCTCTTATTGCATCGTATGCCAAAAATAATTTGTTATTGGATGCGTTGACCTTTGTCACAGAGTTTGATGAACTGCTTCCAGTTGTCCCCTCTAACATCATTGCTGGAATTTATAATAGAAGTGGGCAATACAATCAAACTCAAGATTTATTTTCTTTACTTCAAGAACCTGACATTGTATCTTGGAACATTTTGATCGCAGCTTGTGCTCGTAATGGTGACTGTCAAGAAGTTTTTGAACTTTTCAAACAGATGCAGAGAGATCAAGAACCCGATGGTTACACATTTGTTAGCCTCTTAAATGCTAGCACTAAACTTTGCAACCTTGTTTTGGGTAGTTCAATTCATGGGATCATCATAAAGACAGGTTTAATGCATTATGACACATTTGTGGGCAATTTATTAGTGGATATGTATGGAAAATGTGGGAGCATTGGGAGTTCGCTAAAAGCCTTTGACGATATGGTGCATAGAAATCTTATCACATGGACTGCTCTAATTTCTGCCTTGGGCCTTAATGGACGTGCCCTTGAGGCATTAGAAAGGTTCAAAGAAATGGCATTGTTGGGGTTCGAGCCAGATGGTGTTGCTTTCATTACAATGCTTTCAGCATGCAGACATGGTGGCTTAGTGAAAGAAGGGATGGAATTGTTTATGCAAATGAAAAGCAATTACGGCATTGAACCTCAAATGGATCATTATCACTGTGCAGTGGACTTGCTAACTAGGTATGGACATGTTAAACAGGCTCAGCAATTGATTGCAAGCATGCCTTTCCCTCCAAATGCCCTCATATGGCGTAGTTTCCTTGAAGGCTGGAAGAGACAAAGGTTTGTAGATGACCAAGCAAGAGAATGCATGTATCTTGATATGGATTAA
- the LOC131149518 gene encoding pentatricopeptide repeat-containing protein At3g58590 isoform X3, with amino-acid sequence MELLQACTKVGSLDATKSLHALTITMGSKSDQSMFFHNNIINLYMLLDEYTAAHNVFNEMTQRNIVSYNTIISGYSRCGNVEGAWSLFSELKGCELRPNQFTFGGLLSCESLDMCSGIQLHALIIKNGLLYSNAFSGTALLCLFGRCGYLHEAIQTFDEMPQKNVVTWNSLISLLGHFGLVEECVLLFRELTRTEIILSECSFLGVLLGFVREQDLESGSQIHGTVIKHGLDYKVTVVNSLINMYVKCSCIYLAEKLFEGTPIEDVVSWNVMIGALAKTERAGKALELFLKMPWGGILPNQTTFVSAINSCAHLQIPIYGQLIHAKVIRNRYEFDVFVGSALVDFYAKCDKIEDAHRCFDEIYEKNVVSWNALIFGYSTQCSSTSVSLLQEMIRLGYQPTVFSFSAVLKSSSVLELQQLHSFVLRAGHDKNEYVLSSLIASYAKNNLLLDALTFVTEFDELLPVVPSNIIAGIYNRSGQYNQTQDLFSLLQEPDIVSWNILIAACARNGDCQEVFELFKQMQRDQEPDGYTFVSLLNASTKLCNLVLGSSIHGIIIKTGLMHYDTFVGNLLVDMYGKCGSIGSSLKAFDDMVHRNLITWTALISALGLNGRALEALERFKEMALLGFEPDGVAFITMLSACRHGGLVKEGMELFMQMKSNYGIEPQMDHYHCAVDLLTRYGHVKQAQQLIASMPFPPNALIWRSFLEGWKRQRFVDDQARECMYLDMD; translated from the coding sequence ATGGAGCTACTTCAAGCATGCACCAAGGTTGGGTCTCTTGACGCAACAAAGTCACTCCATGCACTCACCATCACAATGGGTTCCAAATCAGACCAATCTATGTTTTTTCATAACAACATTATCAACCTATACATGTTACTTGACGAATACACAGCGGCACATAACGTGTTCAATGAAATGACTCAAAGAAATATTGTATCATATAATACAATTATTAGTGGTTATAGTCGTTGTGGGAACGTGGAGGGAGCTTGGAGTCTGTTTTCTGAATTGAAGGGGTGTGAGTTGAGGCCAAACCAATTTACATTTGGGGGGTTATTGTCATGCGAGTCATTGGATATGTGCAGTGGAATTCAGTTGCATGCTTTGATCATAAAGAATGGTTTGCTTTACTCTAATGCTTTTTCAGGGACTGCATTGTTGTGTTTGTTTGGAAGATGTGGATACTTGCATGAAGCGATTCAAACTTTTGATGAAATGCCTCAGAAGAATGTAGTTACATGGAATTCATTAATATCTTTGCTCGGGCATTTTGGGTTGGTTGAAGAATGTGTGTTGTTGTTTCGTGAGCTTACAAGAACTGAGATTATATTATCTGAATGTTCCTTTTTGGGTGTTTTATTGGGATTTGTACGAGAACAAGATTTAGAATCAGGGAGCCAAATACATGGTACAGTTATAAAACATGGACTAGATTATAAAGTTACAGTTGTGAATTCTCTTATCAATATGTATGTGAAATGTTCTTGTATATACCTTGCGGAGAAACTATTTGAAGGCACGCCTATTGAGGATGTTGTATCATGGAATGTGATGATTGGGGCATTGGCAAAAACTGAGAGAGCTGGCAAAGCATTAGAGCTATTTTTGAAAATGCCTTGGGGTGGAATCTTGCCCAACCAAACTACATTTGTAAGTGCTATTAACTCTTGTGCCCATTTGCAAATCCCTATATATGGACAGCTCATCCATGCAAAAGTAATCAGGAATAGGTATGAATTTGATGTTTTCGTAGGCAGTGCTTTGGTTGACTTCTATGCTAAGTGTGATAAAATTGAAGATGCACATCGTTGTTTTGATGAGATATATGAGAAGAATGTGGTTTCTTGGAATGCTTTGATTTTTGGTTACTCAACACAATGCTCTTCTACTTCTGTTTCTTTACTACAAGAAATGATTCGATTGGGTTATCAACCTACTGTGTTTTCATTTTCGGCTGTTCTCAAGTCATCCTCAGTTTTAGAGCTGCAGCAGCTCCATTCTTTCGTATTAAGGGCGGGTCATGATAAAAATGAATATGTACTAAGCTCTCTTATTGCATCGTATGCCAAAAATAATTTGTTATTGGATGCGTTGACCTTTGTCACAGAGTTTGATGAACTGCTTCCAGTTGTCCCCTCTAACATCATTGCTGGAATTTATAATAGAAGTGGGCAATACAATCAAACTCAAGATTTATTTTCTTTACTTCAAGAACCTGACATTGTATCTTGGAACATTTTGATCGCAGCTTGTGCTCGTAATGGTGACTGTCAAGAAGTTTTTGAACTTTTCAAACAGATGCAGAGAGATCAAGAACCCGATGGTTACACATTTGTTAGCCTCTTAAATGCTAGCACTAAACTTTGCAACCTTGTTTTGGGTAGTTCAATTCATGGGATCATCATAAAGACAGGTTTAATGCATTATGACACATTTGTGGGCAATTTATTAGTGGATATGTATGGAAAATGTGGGAGCATTGGGAGTTCGCTAAAAGCCTTTGACGATATGGTGCATAGAAATCTTATCACATGGACTGCTCTAATTTCTGCCTTGGGCCTTAATGGACGTGCCCTTGAGGCATTAGAAAGGTTCAAAGAAATGGCATTGTTGGGGTTCGAGCCAGATGGTGTTGCTTTCATTACAATGCTTTCAGCATGCAGACATGGTGGCTTAGTGAAAGAAGGGATGGAATTGTTTATGCAAATGAAAAGCAATTACGGCATTGAACCTCAAATGGATCATTATCACTGTGCAGTGGACTTGCTAACTAGGTATGGACATGTTAAACAGGCTCAGCAATTGATTGCAAGCATGCCTTTCCCTCCAAATGCCCTCATATGGCGTAGTTTCCTTGAAGGCTGGAAGAGACAAAGGTTTGTAGATGACCAAGCAAGAGAATGCATGTATCTTGATATGGATTAA